In a genomic window of Narcine bancroftii isolate sNarBan1 chromosome 7, sNarBan1.hap1, whole genome shotgun sequence:
- the klhl15 gene encoding kelch-like protein 15 isoform X1 — protein sequence MLQEPLANVEPLLGRSTGRSGLRTPSRILSMSLHTCSTDSALPGRVLMAGNVDVYNSSVHDSCVSSGFKTLYEEGLLFDVTLVIEDHQFQAHKALLATQSDYFRIMFTADMRERDQNKIHLKGLTPTGFSHVLQFMYYGSIELNMSTVHEILQAAMYVQLTEVVKFCCSFLLSKICLDNCAEIMRLLDDFSVNIDGIQEQLDKFLLENFVPLMSRSDFLSYLSVEKLLTCLENDQLSRFPEIELFEAAQAWLRHDRSRWRHTDAIVQNVRFCLMNTTSVLEKVKTSEFYRYSRQLRFEVEQALNYFQNMNHQPLLEMKSNRIRSAKAQTAVFRGMIGHSMVNSKILLLHRPRVWWELEGPQVPLRPDCLAVVNNFVFLLGGEELGPDGEFHASSKVFRYDPRQNSWLRMSDMSVPRSEFAVGIIGKYIYAVAGRTRDETFYSTERYDITQNKWEFIDPYPVNKYGHEGTVLNSKLYITGGIMSSSTSKQVCVFDPSKEGTVEQRTRRTQVVTTCWENKAKMNYARCFHKMIAHNGKLYVFGGVCVILRASFESQGCPSTEVYNPDSDQWTILASMPIGRSGHGVAVVEKQIIVLGGLCYNGQYSDSILTFDPEENKWKEDEYPRMPCKLDGLQVCSLYFPDFVLEHVRRCT from the exons AGTATTGATGGCTGGAAACGTGGATGTGTACAACTCCTCTGTTCATGACTCCTGCGTCTCCTCGGGGTTTAAAACATTGTACGAGGAGGGATTGTTGTTTGATGTCACCCTAGTTATTGAGGATCACCAGTTTCAGGCTCACAAGGCCCTACTGGCTACTCAGAGTGACTACTTTCGAATAATGTTCACAGCTGACATGAGAGAGCGGGACCAGAACAAGATTCACCTTAAAGGACTTACTCCAACAGGCTTTAGTCACGTTCTTCAATTTATGTATTATGGCTCCATTGAACTGAATATGAGCACGGTGCATGAGATCCTGCAGGCAGCCATGTATGTCCAGTTAACTGAGGTGGTGAAATTCTGCTGTTCTTTTCTTTTGTCAAAAATCTGCTTGGACAACTGTGCAGAAATCATGCGACTTTTAGATGATTTCAGTGTTAATATAGACGGTATCCAAGAACAGCTAGACAAGTTCCTACTGGAGAATTTCGTACCACTCATGTCCCGATCTGATTTTCTCTCCTACTTGAGTGTTGAAAAGCTTTTGACATGTTTGGAAAATGATCAACTGAGCCGATTCCCAGAGATTGAGCTCTTTGAGGCTGCACAGGCCTGGCTACGACATGACAGAAGCCGTTGGAGGCACACAGATGCCATTGTTCAGAATGTCAGGTTTTGTCTGATGAATACCACAAGCGTTTTGGAAAAG GTAAAGACATCTGAATTTTATCGCTACTCACGACAGCTACGTTTTGAGGTTGAACAGGCTTTAAACTACTTTCAGAACATGAATCACCAACCACTCTTGGAGATGAAATCGAATCGCATTCGTTCTGCCAAGGCACAGACTGCAGTTTTCCGAGGGATGATTGGACATAGCATGGTGAATAGCAAGATTCTTTTGTTGCACAGGCCCCGTGTCTGGTGGGAACTGGAGGGTCCACAAGTGCCACTGCGACCTGACTGCCTTGCAGTTGTCAACAACTTCGTATTTTTGTTGGGAGGGGAAGAGTTGGGTCCTGATGGTGAATTCCATGCTTCTTCCAAAGTCTTCCGTTATGATCCCCGACAAAATTCGTGGTTGAGAATGTCTGATATGTCTGTTCCCCGATCAGAATTCGCTGTTGGCATCATCGGAAAGTACATCTATGCTGTGGCAGGCAGAACAAGGGATGAAACCTTTTACTCAACAGAGCGTTACGATATCACACAAAATAAATGGGAATTTATTGATCCATATCCAGTTAATAAATATGGCCATGAAGGAACTGTTCTCAACAGTAAGCTCTACATAACGGGTGGGATAATGTCCTCTTCAACCTCCAAGCAAGTATGTGTTTTTGATCCCAGTAAAGAAGGCACCGTAGAACAACGGACAAGGAGAACACAAGTGGTTACCACATGCTGGGAGAATAAGGCTAAAATGAATTATGCACGCTGTTTTCATAAAATGATAGCCCACAATGGGAAACTTTATGTTTTTGGTGGTGTGTGTGTAATTTTACGTGCATCCTTTGAGTCTCAAGGCTGCCCATCAACCGAAGTTTATAATCCTGATTCTGACCAGTGGACTATCCTAGCATCAATGCCTATAGGAAGAAGTGGGCATGGAGTGGCAGTTGTTGAAAAACAGATAATAGTCCTTGGTGGTCTTTGTTACAATGGTCAATACAGTGACTCCATACTCACCTTCGATCCAGAAGAAAATAAATGGAAAGAAGATGAATATCCAAGGATGCCTTGTAAACTGGATGGCCTACAAGTCTGTAGCCTTTACTTTCCTGACTTTGTCCTGGAGCATGTTCGGAGATGTACCTAA
- the klhl15 gene encoding kelch-like protein 15 isoform X3 gives MAVEPLANVEPLLGRSTGRSGLRTPSRILSMSLHTCSTDSALPGRVLMAGNVDVYNSSVHDSCVSSGFKTLYEEGLLFDVTLVIEDHQFQAHKALLATQSDYFRIMFTADMRERDQNKIHLKGLTPTGFSHVLQFMYYGSIELNMSTVHEILQAAMYVQLTEVVKFCCSFLLSKICLDNCAEIMRLLDDFSVNIDGIQEQLDKFLLENFVPLMSRSDFLSYLSVEKLLTCLENDQLSRFPEIELFEAAQAWLRHDRSRWRHTDAIVQNVRFCLMNTTSVLEKVKTSEFYRYSRQLRFEVEQALNYFQNMNHQPLLEMKSNRIRSAKAQTAVFRGMIGHSMVNSKILLLHRPRVWWELEGPQVPLRPDCLAVVNNFVFLLGGEELGPDGEFHASSKVFRYDPRQNSWLRMSDMSVPRSEFAVGIIGKYIYAVAGRTRDETFYSTERYDITQNKWEFIDPYPVNKYGHEGTVLNSKLYITGGIMSSSTSKQVCVFDPSKEGTVEQRTRRTQVVTTCWENKAKMNYARCFHKMIAHNGKLYVFGGVCVILRASFESQGCPSTEVYNPDSDQWTILASMPIGRSGHGVAVVEKQIIVLGGLCYNGQYSDSILTFDPEENKWKEDEYPRMPCKLDGLQVCSLYFPDFVLEHVRRCT, from the exons AGTATTGATGGCTGGAAACGTGGATGTGTACAACTCCTCTGTTCATGACTCCTGCGTCTCCTCGGGGTTTAAAACATTGTACGAGGAGGGATTGTTGTTTGATGTCACCCTAGTTATTGAGGATCACCAGTTTCAGGCTCACAAGGCCCTACTGGCTACTCAGAGTGACTACTTTCGAATAATGTTCACAGCTGACATGAGAGAGCGGGACCAGAACAAGATTCACCTTAAAGGACTTACTCCAACAGGCTTTAGTCACGTTCTTCAATTTATGTATTATGGCTCCATTGAACTGAATATGAGCACGGTGCATGAGATCCTGCAGGCAGCCATGTATGTCCAGTTAACTGAGGTGGTGAAATTCTGCTGTTCTTTTCTTTTGTCAAAAATCTGCTTGGACAACTGTGCAGAAATCATGCGACTTTTAGATGATTTCAGTGTTAATATAGACGGTATCCAAGAACAGCTAGACAAGTTCCTACTGGAGAATTTCGTACCACTCATGTCCCGATCTGATTTTCTCTCCTACTTGAGTGTTGAAAAGCTTTTGACATGTTTGGAAAATGATCAACTGAGCCGATTCCCAGAGATTGAGCTCTTTGAGGCTGCACAGGCCTGGCTACGACATGACAGAAGCCGTTGGAGGCACACAGATGCCATTGTTCAGAATGTCAGGTTTTGTCTGATGAATACCACAAGCGTTTTGGAAAAG GTAAAGACATCTGAATTTTATCGCTACTCACGACAGCTACGTTTTGAGGTTGAACAGGCTTTAAACTACTTTCAGAACATGAATCACCAACCACTCTTGGAGATGAAATCGAATCGCATTCGTTCTGCCAAGGCACAGACTGCAGTTTTCCGAGGGATGATTGGACATAGCATGGTGAATAGCAAGATTCTTTTGTTGCACAGGCCCCGTGTCTGGTGGGAACTGGAGGGTCCACAAGTGCCACTGCGACCTGACTGCCTTGCAGTTGTCAACAACTTCGTATTTTTGTTGGGAGGGGAAGAGTTGGGTCCTGATGGTGAATTCCATGCTTCTTCCAAAGTCTTCCGTTATGATCCCCGACAAAATTCGTGGTTGAGAATGTCTGATATGTCTGTTCCCCGATCAGAATTCGCTGTTGGCATCATCGGAAAGTACATCTATGCTGTGGCAGGCAGAACAAGGGATGAAACCTTTTACTCAACAGAGCGTTACGATATCACACAAAATAAATGGGAATTTATTGATCCATATCCAGTTAATAAATATGGCCATGAAGGAACTGTTCTCAACAGTAAGCTCTACATAACGGGTGGGATAATGTCCTCTTCAACCTCCAAGCAAGTATGTGTTTTTGATCCCAGTAAAGAAGGCACCGTAGAACAACGGACAAGGAGAACACAAGTGGTTACCACATGCTGGGAGAATAAGGCTAAAATGAATTATGCACGCTGTTTTCATAAAATGATAGCCCACAATGGGAAACTTTATGTTTTTGGTGGTGTGTGTGTAATTTTACGTGCATCCTTTGAGTCTCAAGGCTGCCCATCAACCGAAGTTTATAATCCTGATTCTGACCAGTGGACTATCCTAGCATCAATGCCTATAGGAAGAAGTGGGCATGGAGTGGCAGTTGTTGAAAAACAGATAATAGTCCTTGGTGGTCTTTGTTACAATGGTCAATACAGTGACTCCATACTCACCTTCGATCCAGAAGAAAATAAATGGAAAGAAGATGAATATCCAAGGATGCCTTGTAAACTGGATGGCCTACAAGTCTGTAGCCTTTACTTTCCTGACTTTGTCCTGGAGCATGTTCGGAGATGTACCTAA
- the c7hxorf58 gene encoding uncharacterized protein CXorf58 homolog isoform X1 — protein sequence MDLNEVESEGSPCSCESLENEHILLNSQEITVHMHDSESKIIDPDSAARIIQTSWFSYRNKQIFCLLKHTICAAENCLTTDILRKLQPSESELLKDTKMAHKVKFRFAGEEFPPILVFKIFQHTGNYKNQYLSGKRIIKPATEAAAASCKIMGRRKFFDLIMQDNLQYQRTKVADEIDIVTAKDYAQNKMLKPDVHKSRLKWEKDLTISISQDDWMNICEDSMTKIVNYTSNLDETEACLGGRDNYWRTLTLTNLPRTTIMQDIIDYAHSRTLSQPLKDEMPILLSKPITEKIRLQQMRTISQARSASPATFAHLNRPTVLLKAGKESRRSYKARAKVSKMRKIYGLNKKEEPNKPTAHNSAQDDIQYVTSSDQEEKDQVTYSSSEEEWEHEVDKLYAWSQNLSLDTCETPFPD from the exons AATTGATCCAGATTCTGCTGCCCGAATTATTCAGACTTCATGGTTTTCTTAtagaaataaacaaatattttgccTACTCAAGCATACAATCTGTGCTGCA GAAAATTGTCTGACAACTGACATTTTAAGGAAGCTGCAACCCTCTGAATCTGAGCTCCTGAAGGATACCAAAATGGCACATAAAGTTAAGTTCAG ATTTGCTGGAGAAGAATTTCCTCCTATCCTTGTGTTTAAGATCTTTCAACATACTGGGAACTACAAGAATCAATATTTAAGTGGAAAAAGAATAATCAAGCCTGCCactgag GCAGCAGCTGCTTCTTGCAAGATTATGGGAAGAAGGAAATTCTTTGATCTCATCATGCAGGATAACCTTCAATACCAAAGGACAAAAGTAGCAGATGAAATTGATATTGTAACAGCCAAAGATTACGCGCAG aataaaatgcttaagccggatgttcataaatctagattgaagtgggaaaaagatttgactatatctatttctcaggatgattggatgaatataTGTGAagacagtatgactaaaattgtaaat TATACAAGTAATCTGGATGAGACTGAAGCCTGTCTTGGTGGCAGAGACAACTACTGGAGGACGTTGACCCTGACAAACCTTCCCCGGACAACAATCATGCAGGATATCATAGACTATGCTCACAGCAGAACTTTATCACAACCTTTAAAGGATGAAATGCCAATTCTGCTCTCAAAACCAATAACTGAAAAAATTCGGCTTCAACAGATGAGAACAATCTCTCAGGCCAG GTCAGCTTCTCCAGCCACATTCGCCCATCTAAATCGACCCACAGTTTTGTTAAAAGCAGGCAAGGAGTCACGACGGTCTTACAAAGCAAGAGCAAAAGTTTCCAAAATGAGAAAGATTTATGGTTTAAATAAAAAG GAAGAACCAAATAAACCAACTGCCCACAATTCTGCGCAGGATGACATTCAGTATGTCACGAGTTCTGATCAAGAAGAAAAAGATCAAGTTACATATTCATCTTCAGAAGAAGAATGGGAGCATGAAGTGGATAAACTCTATGCTTGGTCACAGAATCTCTCACTTGATACATGTGAGACACCTTTCCCTGACTAA
- the klhl15 gene encoding kelch-like protein 15 isoform X2: MEPLANVEPLLGRSTGRSGLRTPSRILSMSLHTCSTDSALPGRVLMAGNVDVYNSSVHDSCVSSGFKTLYEEGLLFDVTLVIEDHQFQAHKALLATQSDYFRIMFTADMRERDQNKIHLKGLTPTGFSHVLQFMYYGSIELNMSTVHEILQAAMYVQLTEVVKFCCSFLLSKICLDNCAEIMRLLDDFSVNIDGIQEQLDKFLLENFVPLMSRSDFLSYLSVEKLLTCLENDQLSRFPEIELFEAAQAWLRHDRSRWRHTDAIVQNVRFCLMNTTSVLEKVKTSEFYRYSRQLRFEVEQALNYFQNMNHQPLLEMKSNRIRSAKAQTAVFRGMIGHSMVNSKILLLHRPRVWWELEGPQVPLRPDCLAVVNNFVFLLGGEELGPDGEFHASSKVFRYDPRQNSWLRMSDMSVPRSEFAVGIIGKYIYAVAGRTRDETFYSTERYDITQNKWEFIDPYPVNKYGHEGTVLNSKLYITGGIMSSSTSKQVCVFDPSKEGTVEQRTRRTQVVTTCWENKAKMNYARCFHKMIAHNGKLYVFGGVCVILRASFESQGCPSTEVYNPDSDQWTILASMPIGRSGHGVAVVEKQIIVLGGLCYNGQYSDSILTFDPEENKWKEDEYPRMPCKLDGLQVCSLYFPDFVLEHVRRCT, encoded by the exons AGTATTGATGGCTGGAAACGTGGATGTGTACAACTCCTCTGTTCATGACTCCTGCGTCTCCTCGGGGTTTAAAACATTGTACGAGGAGGGATTGTTGTTTGATGTCACCCTAGTTATTGAGGATCACCAGTTTCAGGCTCACAAGGCCCTACTGGCTACTCAGAGTGACTACTTTCGAATAATGTTCACAGCTGACATGAGAGAGCGGGACCAGAACAAGATTCACCTTAAAGGACTTACTCCAACAGGCTTTAGTCACGTTCTTCAATTTATGTATTATGGCTCCATTGAACTGAATATGAGCACGGTGCATGAGATCCTGCAGGCAGCCATGTATGTCCAGTTAACTGAGGTGGTGAAATTCTGCTGTTCTTTTCTTTTGTCAAAAATCTGCTTGGACAACTGTGCAGAAATCATGCGACTTTTAGATGATTTCAGTGTTAATATAGACGGTATCCAAGAACAGCTAGACAAGTTCCTACTGGAGAATTTCGTACCACTCATGTCCCGATCTGATTTTCTCTCCTACTTGAGTGTTGAAAAGCTTTTGACATGTTTGGAAAATGATCAACTGAGCCGATTCCCAGAGATTGAGCTCTTTGAGGCTGCACAGGCCTGGCTACGACATGACAGAAGCCGTTGGAGGCACACAGATGCCATTGTTCAGAATGTCAGGTTTTGTCTGATGAATACCACAAGCGTTTTGGAAAAG GTAAAGACATCTGAATTTTATCGCTACTCACGACAGCTACGTTTTGAGGTTGAACAGGCTTTAAACTACTTTCAGAACATGAATCACCAACCACTCTTGGAGATGAAATCGAATCGCATTCGTTCTGCCAAGGCACAGACTGCAGTTTTCCGAGGGATGATTGGACATAGCATGGTGAATAGCAAGATTCTTTTGTTGCACAGGCCCCGTGTCTGGTGGGAACTGGAGGGTCCACAAGTGCCACTGCGACCTGACTGCCTTGCAGTTGTCAACAACTTCGTATTTTTGTTGGGAGGGGAAGAGTTGGGTCCTGATGGTGAATTCCATGCTTCTTCCAAAGTCTTCCGTTATGATCCCCGACAAAATTCGTGGTTGAGAATGTCTGATATGTCTGTTCCCCGATCAGAATTCGCTGTTGGCATCATCGGAAAGTACATCTATGCTGTGGCAGGCAGAACAAGGGATGAAACCTTTTACTCAACAGAGCGTTACGATATCACACAAAATAAATGGGAATTTATTGATCCATATCCAGTTAATAAATATGGCCATGAAGGAACTGTTCTCAACAGTAAGCTCTACATAACGGGTGGGATAATGTCCTCTTCAACCTCCAAGCAAGTATGTGTTTTTGATCCCAGTAAAGAAGGCACCGTAGAACAACGGACAAGGAGAACACAAGTGGTTACCACATGCTGGGAGAATAAGGCTAAAATGAATTATGCACGCTGTTTTCATAAAATGATAGCCCACAATGGGAAACTTTATGTTTTTGGTGGTGTGTGTGTAATTTTACGTGCATCCTTTGAGTCTCAAGGCTGCCCATCAACCGAAGTTTATAATCCTGATTCTGACCAGTGGACTATCCTAGCATCAATGCCTATAGGAAGAAGTGGGCATGGAGTGGCAGTTGTTGAAAAACAGATAATAGTCCTTGGTGGTCTTTGTTACAATGGTCAATACAGTGACTCCATACTCACCTTCGATCCAGAAGAAAATAAATGGAAAGAAGATGAATATCCAAGGATGCCTTGTAAACTGGATGGCCTACAAGTCTGTAGCCTTTACTTTCCTGACTTTGTCCTGGAGCATGTTCGGAGATGTACCTAA